TTTAAAAAATAAATTTTTAGGAAATTTTAATTTAAATATGGTAAAACATTTTTTTTATTCATTAAGTTATTCTATGAAAAGTACTATACATATAAGTTCTTATGGAGAAAATGATCATCATATATGTGAAAGTATATTTAAATCTTTTGGCATTGCTTTAAGAAAAGCAATATTTATAAATTCTAATTATGTACAAAGTTCTAAAGGAATATTATTATGACAAAAGACATAGTTATAATAGATACTGGATCTTCTAATATATCTTCTTTAAAATTGGCAATTAATAGATTAGGATATGAAGTATATGTATCAAATGATTTAAAAATAATTAGAAATTCAAAAAAATTATTTTTTCCAGGAATAGGTAGTGCAGAATATATAATGAATTTTATTAAAAATAAAAATATTGATATTGAAATAATAAATTATAAAAATTTTGTTCTTGGAATTTGTTTAGGAATGCAATTATTTTGTAAATATAGTTTAGAAAGTTTTAATGGAAATATTATAAATACATTAAATATTATAAATAGTTCTTCTAGATTGATAAAATCAAATAGATTGTCAATACCTCATGTTGGATGGAATAATGTAGTATATAATAATAATAATATTTTATTTAAAAATATTCCTCAAGGAGAAAGATTTTATTTTATACATAGTTATATAGTTCCTATTAATAAAAATACTATTTCTAGAACTTTTTATGGAGAATATTTTTCTTCATCAATAAGATTAAAAAATTTTTTTGGTGTTCAATTTCATCCAGAAAAATCTGGATTAGCTGGATCTTTATTATTAAAAAACTTTTTATCGGTGTAAAAAAAATGATAATTCCTTCATTAGACATATTAAATAATAATATAGTTAGATTATATAAAGGAAATTATAAAAAAGTAAAATTTTATGATAATGATTTATTTTTTTTTGCAGAAAAATATAGATCTGAAGGAGCTAATTTTATTCATTTAGTAGATTTAGATGGAAGTAAAAATCCTAAAAAAAGACAAATAAAATTTATAGAAAAATTTATAAAAAACGTTAAATTATCTATACAAGTAGGAGGAGGAATTAGAAGTATAACAGATATAGAAAATTTATTATTATGTGGTGCTAAAAGAGTTGTAATAGGATCTTCTGCTATTACAGATTTTTTAGAAGTAAAAAAGTGGTTCAGAAAATATAGTGATAAATTAGTTTTAGCTATTGATGTTATTTATAAAAATAAAAATAAAAGTGAAATTAAAATAAATGGTTGGACCAAAAAATCAAAAAAAAATATTTTAGAAATTATTTCTTTATATATAAAAAATGGTTTAAAACATTTGTTGTGTACAGATATTAATAAAGATGGAACTTTAAAAGGTCCTAATTTTAATTTATATAAAAATATTACTGAAAATTTTAAAAATCTATCAGTTCAAGCTTCAGGAGGAATTAGTTGTTTAGATGATATAAAAAAAATAAAATTACAAAATATTTCTGATGTAATAGTTGGCAAAGCTCTATTAGAAAATAGATTTAGCTTATCGGAGGCTATTTCATGTTGGCAAAAAGAATAATTCCTTGTTTAGATATTAAAGATGGAAAAGTTGTAAAAGGAATAAAATTTAAAAATCATAGAACAATATCTAAAAATATATTTTCTATGGTAAAAAATTATGTAAAAGAAGGTGCTGATGAATTAGTTTTTTATGATATTTCTGCTTATACTCAAAATAAAATAGTAAATAAAAATTTAATATATAAAATTTCAAAAATTATAAACATACCGTTTTGCGTATCTGGGGGTATAAGAACGGTTAAAGATGCAAGTGAAATACTTTTGTCCGGAGCAGACAAGATTTCAATAAATTCTCCTGCTATTGATAATCCATTCTTAATAAGTAAATTAGCTGATAGATTTGGTAAACAATGTGTAGTAGTAGGAATTGATTCATTTTTTAATTCTAAATTAAATAAATATTTTGTTTTCAAATATACAGGAGATAATAAAAAAACTGTTAATACTAATTTATCTACTTTATATTGGGTTAAAAAAGTACAAAAATTAGGTGCAG
The genomic region above belongs to Buchnera aphidicola (Ceratovacuna keduensis) and contains:
- the hisH gene encoding imidazole glycerol phosphate synthase subunit HisH, whose translation is MTKDIVIIDTGSSNISSLKLAINRLGYEVYVSNDLKIIRNSKKLFFPGIGSAEYIMNFIKNKNIDIEIINYKNFVLGICLGMQLFCKYSLESFNGNIINTLNIINSSSRLIKSNRLSIPHVGWNNVVYNNNNILFKNIPQGERFYFIHSYIVPINKNTISRTFYGEYFSSSIRLKNFFGVQFHPEKSGLAGSLLLKNFLSV
- the hisA gene encoding 1-(5-phosphoribosyl)-5-[(5-phosphoribosylamino)methylideneamino]imidazole-4-carboxamide isomerase, coding for MIIPSLDILNNNIVRLYKGNYKKVKFYDNDLFFFAEKYRSEGANFIHLVDLDGSKNPKKRQIKFIEKFIKNVKLSIQVGGGIRSITDIENLLLCGAKRVVIGSSAITDFLEVKKWFRKYSDKLVLAIDVIYKNKNKSEIKINGWTKKSKKNILEIISLYIKNGLKHLLCTDINKDGTLKGPNFNLYKNITENFKNLSVQASGGISCLDDIKKIKLQNISDVIVGKALLENRFSLSEAISCWQKE
- the hisF gene encoding imidazole glycerol phosphate synthase subunit HisF, with the protein product MLAKRIIPCLDIKDGKVVKGIKFKNHRTISKNIFSMVKNYVKEGADELVFYDISAYTQNKIVNKNLIYKISKIINIPFCVSGGIRTVKDASEILLSGADKISINSPAIDNPFLISKLADRFGKQCVVVGIDSFFNSKLNKYFVFKYTGDNKKTVNTNLSTLYWVKKVQKLGAGEIVLNVMNFDGLKLGYDIKQLKKIRKICKVPLIASSGAGSMNHFYEVFYKTNVDGALAASVFHDNKINIKKLKIFLFKKGIEVRL